A DNA window from Mobula birostris isolate sMobBir1 chromosome 3, sMobBir1.hap1, whole genome shotgun sequence contains the following coding sequences:
- the LOC140194820 gene encoding AP-4 complex subunit beta-1-like: protein MKDLDHWGQSEVLTFLVRYKPRTEDEVFAILNVLDDFLKSSQPNVVMATTKLFLLLAEDFPNVQTDVLERIRGPLLTICTSECFLGLCHAREILRSLPGHFSDHYKKYYCTYTEPNYIKYQKMEILRDLVNDENVQQILEEFQTYCTDVSVELAQMAILNIDSNPEHSEELVLDAGSVRLESRAQLSPEQFEEYWTCLEDAKIVTVDWQKEPCPDTIQAAFQIVHIHPIAISRAGAQPWKAYLFARNETGCLFLTELLIDTGRTSLQITVNQRNSSEGLLSSFIAVIRSVLQTLGKSENVEDASLATQEQHSPR from the exons ATGAAAGACTTGGATCACTGGGGTCAGAGTGAAGTGCTGACATTCCTCGTTCGCTATAAACCCCGAACTGAAGATGAAGTGTTTGCTATTCTGAATGTGCTTGATGATTTTCTCAAGAGCAGCCAGCCCAATGTTGTCATGGCAACCACCaaacttttccttctccttgctGAAGATTTTCCCAACGTACAGACAGATGTTCTAGAAAGGATCAGAGGGCCATTGTTGACTATTTGCACATCTGAGTGTTTCCTCGGCCTGTGTCATGCCCGGGAGATCCTCCGTAGCTTACCCGGGCACTTCAGTGATCACTACAAGAAATACTACTGCACATACACTGAACCAAATTACATCAAATATCAGAAGATGGAGATCTTGCGGGATCTGGTAAATGATGAGAATGTCCAACAGATACTTGAAGAGTTTCAGACCTACTGCACTGATGTTTCTGTAGAGCTGGCCCAGATGGCCATTTTAAATATAG ACTCAAACCCAGAACACAGTGAAGAGTTGGTCCTGGATGCTGGATCTGTCCGCTTGGAAAGCAGAGCCCAGCTTTCACCAGAGCAGTTTGAGGAGTACTGGACATGCTTGGAAGATGCTAAAATTGTGACTGTGGACTGGCAGAAGGAGCCATGCCCTGATACCATCCAGGCTGCCTTTCAGATTGTTCATATTCACCCTATTGCAATCAGCCGAGCAGGAGCACAGCCCTGGAAAGCCTACCTGTTTGCCCGAAATGAGACTGGATGTCTGTTTTTAACAGAGCTGTTAATTGACACTGGCAGAACGAGTTTACAAATTACTGTTAATCAGAGGAACAGTAGTGAAGGGCTACTCAGCAGCTTCATTGCTGTCATTAGATCGGTGTTGCAGACCCTGGGCAAATCTGAAAATGTTGAAGATGCTTCACTGGCAACACAAGAGCAACACTCTCCTCGCTGA